In the Salifodinibacter halophilus genome, GCTGATCTGCACGATCCGCCCCCACTTGCGCTCGCGCATGCCCTCGATCACCGGACGGGTGACGTTGAAGCAGGAGTTGAGGTTGGTGTCGATGACCTCGGTCCACTGCTGCGGGGTCATCCGGTGGAAGGTGGTGTCGCGGGTGATGCCGGCGTTGTTGACCAGGATGTCGACCGGGCCGAGCTGGCGTTCGACCTCGCGCACCAGCGCTTCGGCGTGCGCGGGCGAGGACACGTCGCCGTGGG is a window encoding:
- a CDS encoding SDR family NAD(P)-dependent oxidoreductase, translating into HGDVSSPAHAEALVREVERQLGPVDILVNNAGITRDTTFHRMTPQQWTEVIDTNLNSCFNVTRPVIEGMRERKWGRIVQIS